In one window of Camelus bactrianus isolate YW-2024 breed Bactrian camel chromosome 13, ASM4877302v1, whole genome shotgun sequence DNA:
- the BEST4 gene encoding bestrophin-4, translating into MTVSYTLKVAEARFGGFSGLLLRWRGSIYKLLYKEFLLFIALYALLSITYRLLLTQEQRHVYAQVARYCNRSADLIPLSFVLGFYVTLVVNRWWAQYTSIPLPDQLMCVISASVHGVDQRGRLLRRTLIRYANLASVLVLRSVSTRVLKRFPTMEHVVDAGFMSQEERKKFESLKSDFNKYWVPCVWFTNLAAQARRDGRIRDDIALCLLLEELNKYRAKCSMLFHYDWISIPLVYTQVVTIAVYSFFALSLVGRQFVEPEAGAAKPQEPLEPGTTLGDLDMYVPLTTLLQFFFYAGWLKVAEQIINPFGEDDDDFETNQLIDRNLQVSLLSVDDMYQNLPPAEKDLYWDEDSAQPPYTVATVGESMRPSFLGSTFNLRMSDDPEQNLQVEVSPGPARPVPAAQTPLLGRFLGVGAPSPAISLRNFGRIRGPPRTPHLLRFRAEEGGDLEAADRIDEEASGSGDEAQEP; encoded by the exons ATGACGGTTTCATACACCCTCAAAGTGGCGGAGGCCCGCTTTGGAGGCTTCTCGGGCCTGCTTCTCCGCTGGAGGGGAAGCATCTACAAGCTCCTCTACAAGGAGTTCCTCCTCTTCATCGCCTTGTATGCTCTGCTCAGCATCACCTACCG GTTGCTGCTGACCCAGGAGCAGAGGCATGTCTATGCTCAGGTGGCCCGATACTGCAACCGCTCTGCAGACCTCATCCCCTTGTCTTTTGTACTGG GTTTCTACGTGACCTTGGTGGTGAACCGCTGGTGGGCCCAGTACACAAGTATTCCGCTGCCGGACCAGCTGATGTGCGTCATCTCGGCCAGTGTGCACGGCGTGGACCAGCGCGGCCGCCTGCTGCGCCGCACCCTCATCCGCTACGCCAACCTGGCGTCGGTGCTGGTGCTGCGCTCGGTCAGCACCCGCGTGCTCAAGCGCTTCCCCACCATGGAGCACGTGGTGGATGCAG GTTTCATGTcgcaggaagagaggaaaaagtttgagagcctgaaatctgacttcaACAAGTACTGGGTCCCCTGCGTCTGGTTCACCAACCTGGCAGCCCAGGCCCGGAGGGATGGGAGAATCCGTGATGACATTGCTCTCTGCCTGCTCCTGGAA GAGCTGAACAAGTACCGGGCCAAGTGCAGCATGCTGTTCCACTATGACTGGATCAGCATCCCCCTCGTCTACACCCAA GTGGTGACCATAGCAGTGTATTCCTTCTTTGCCCTTTCCCTGGTTGGCCGCCAGTTTGTGGAGCCAGAGGCAGGGGCTGCCAAACCTCAGGAGCCTCTGGAGCCAGGGACCACCCTGGGGGACCTGGACATGTATGTGCCTCTCACCACTCTGCTGCAGTTCTTCTTCTACGCTGGCTGGCTCAAG GTGGCGGAACAGATCATCAATCCCTTTGGTGAGGATGATGACgactttgaaaccaaccagctcaTAGATCGTAACTTGCAG GTGTCCCTGCTGTCTGTGGACGACATGTACCAGAACCTACCTCCCGCAGAGAAGGACCTGTACTGGGATGAAGACTCGGCGCAGCCACCCTACACTGTGGCCACGGTGGGAGAGTCGATGCGGCCCTCCTTCCTGGGCTCCACCTTCAACCTGCG CATGAGCGATGACCCAGAGCAGAACCTGCAGGTGGAGGTGTCCCCGGGGCCCGCCCGGCCGGTGCCTGCCGCGCAGACCCCGCTGCTCGGCCGCTTCCTGGGAGTTGGAGCGCCCTCTCCTGCCATCAGCCTCCGGAACTTCGGCCGCATACGGGGACCCCCTCGGACCCCTCATCTGCTGCGCTTTCGGGCGGAGGAGGGCGGCGACCTGGAGGCCGCGGACCGCATCGATGAGGAGGCATCGGGGTCAGGGGATGAAGCCCAGGAACCCTGA
- the RPS8 gene encoding small ribosomal subunit protein eS8 codes for MGISRDNWHKRRKTGGKRKPYHKKRKYELGRPAANTKIGPRRIHTVRVRGGNKKYRALRLDMGNFSWGSECCTRKTRIIDVVYNASNNELVRTKTLVKNCIVLIDSTPYRQWYESHYALPLGRKKGAKLTPEEEEILNKKRSKKIQKKYDERKKNAKISSLLEEQFQQGKLLACIASRPGQCGRADGYVLEGKELEFYLRKIKARKGK; via the exons ATGG GCATCTCTCGGGACAACTGGCACAAGCGCCGCAAGACCGGGGGCAAGAGAAAGCCCTACCACAAGAAGCGGAAGTATGAACTGGGACGCCCCGCGGCCAATACCAAG ATTGGCCCTCGCCGCATACACACAGTCCGTGTGCGGGGAGGCAACAAGAAGTACCGGGCCTTGAGGCTGGACATGGGGAACTTCTCCTGGGGCTCCGAGT GTTGTACACGCAAGACAAGGATTATAGATGTTGTCTACAATGCATCCAACAATGAGCTGGTCCGCACCAAGACCCTGGTGAAAAACTGCATTGTGCTCATTGACAGCACACCGTACCGACAGTGGTACGAGTCCCACTATGCACTGCCCCTGGGCCGCAAGAAGGGGGCCAAGCTG ACTCCTGAGGAGGAAGAGATCTTAAACAAAAAACgatcaaagaaaattcaaaagaaatatgATGAACGGAAAAAGAATGCCAAAATCAGCAGTCTTCTAGAGGAGCAGTTCCAGCAGGGCAAGCTTCTTG CATGCATCGCTTCAAGACCGGGCCAGTGTGGCCGAGCAGATGGCTATGTGCTAGAGGGCAAGGAGCTGGAGTTCTATCTGAGGAAGATCAAGGCCCGGAAAGGCAAATAA
- the KIF2C gene encoding kinesin-like protein KIF2C: MDSSLQARLFPGLAIKIQRSNGLIHSANVRTVNPERSCVSVEWTEGGATKGKEIDFDDVAAINPELLQLLPLHPKDNLPLQENVAVQKQKRRSVNSKIPAPKEGLRGRSTRMSTVSELRITTQENDMEVELPASANSRKQFSVPTGPPRPSCPAVAEIPLMMVSEEVEEQVHSIRGSSSANPVNSVRRKSCIVKEMEKMKNKREEKRAQNSEMRIKRAQEYDNSFPNWEFARMIKEFRATLECHPLTVTDPIEEHRICVCVRKRPLNKQELAKKEIDVISVPSKCVLLVHEPKLKVDLTKYLENQAFCFDFAFDEMASNEVVYRFTARPLVQTIFEGGKATCFAYGQTGSGKTHTMGGDLYGKAQNASKGVYTMASRDVFLLKNQPRYRNLGLEVYVTFFEIYNGKLFDLLNKKAKLRVLEDGKQQVQVVGLQEHLVSSADDVIKMIDIGSACRTSGQTFANSNSSRSHACFQILLRAKGRVHGKFSLVDLAGNERGADTASADRQTRMEGAEINKSLLALKECIRALGQNKAHTPFRESKLTQVLRDSFIGENSRTCMIAMISPGISSCEYTLNTLRYADRVKELSPHSGPSGEQPTQMETEEMEASSNGALSTGNFSKEEEELSSQMSSFNEAMTQIRELEERAMEELKEIIQQGPDWLELSEMTEQPDYDLETFVNKAECALAQQAKHFSALRDVIKALRLAMQLEEQASKQISSKKRPQ, translated from the exons ATGGACTCGTCGCTTCAGGCTCGCCTGTTTCCCGGTCTCGCTATCAAGATCCAGCGCAGTAATG GCTTAATTCACAGTGCCAATGTAAGGACTGTGAATCCAGAGAGATCCTGCGTTTCAGTGGAATGGACAGAAGGAGGAGCCACAAAAGGCAAAGAG ATTGATTTTGATGATGTGGCTGCAATAAACCCAGAACTCTTACAGCTTCTTCCCTTACACCCAAAGGACAATCTGCCCCTGCAGGAGAACGTAGCGGTTCAG aaacaaaaacGCCGATCAGTCAACTCCAAAATTCCCGCTCCAAAGGAAG GTCTCCGAGGCCGCTCCACTCGCATGTCCACAGTCTCAGAGCTTCGCATCACCACTCAGGAGAATGATATGGAGGTGGAGCTGCCTGCATCTGCAAATTCGCGCAAGCAGTTTTCAGTTCCCA CCGGCCCCCCTAGGCCCTCCTGCCCTGCAGTAGCTGAAATACCATTGATGATGGTCAGCGAGGAGGTGGAAGAGCAAGTCCATTCCATCCGAGGCAGCTCTTCTGCAAACCCTGTGAACTCAG ttCGGAGGAAATCATGTATtgtaaaggaaatggaaaaaatgaagaaCAAGCGAGAAGAGAAGAGGGCCCAGAACTCTGAAATGAGAATAAAGCGAGCTCAG GAGTATGACAACAGCTTTCCAAACTGGGAATTTGCCCGGATGATTAAAGAATTTCGGGCTACTTTGGAATGTCATCCACTTACTGTGACTGATCCT ATCGAAGAGCACAGGATATGCGTCTGTGTGAGGAAACGCCCGTTAAACAAACAAG AATTGGCCAAGAAAGAAATTGATGTGATTTCCGTTCCTAGCAAGTGTGTCCTCTTGGTGCATGAGCCCAAATTAAAAGTGGATTTAACAAAGTATCTGGAGAACCAAGCATTCTGCTTTGACTTCGCATTTGATGAAATGGCTTCAAATGAAGTTGTCTACAG GTTCACAGCAAGGCCACTGGTACAGACTATCTTTGAAGGGGGAAAAGCAACCTGTTTTGCATATGGCCAGACAGGAAGTGGCAAGACTCAT ACAATGGGTGGAGACCTCTATGGGAAAGCCCAGAACGCATCCAAAGGGGTCTACACGATGGCCT CCCGGGATGTCTTCCTCCTGAAGAATCAGCCGCGCTACCGGAACCTGGGCCTGGAAGTCTATGTGACATTCTTCGAGATCTATAATGGGAAG CTGTTCGACCTGCTCAACAAGAAGGCCAAGCTGCGCGTGCTGGAGGATGGCAAGCAGCAGGTGCAGGTGGTAGGGCTGCAGGAGCACCTGGTGAGCAGTGCTGACGATGTCATCAAGATGATCGACATAGGCAGTGCCTGCAG GACCTCTGGGCAGACATTTGCCAACTCCAACTCTTCCCGCTCCCACGCCTGCTTCCAGATTCTTCTTAGAGCCAAAGGGAGAGTGCATGGCAAATTCTCTTTGGTCGATCTGGCAGGGAACGAGCGAGGTGCAGACACTGCCAGTGCTGACCGGCAGACCCGCATGGAGGGTGCAGAAATCAACAAGAGTCTCCTGGCTCTGAAG GAGTGCATCAGGGCCCTGGGACAGAACAAGGCTCACACTCCATTCCGCGAGAGCAAGCTGACACAGGTGCTGAGGGACTCCTTTATTGGGGAGAACTCAAGGACCTGCATG attgccATGATTTCACCAGGCATAAGCTCCTGTGAATATACTTTAAATACACTACGATATGCAGACAG GGTCAAGGAGCTAAGTCCCCACAGTGGGCCCAGTGGGGAACAGCCAACTCAGATGGAAACAGAAGAGATGGAAGCCAGCTCTAACGGGGCCCTGAGCACAGGCAAT TtctccaaggaggaggaggaactgtCTTCCCAGATGTCCAGCTTCAATGAAGCCATGACTCAGATCAGGGAGCTGGAAGAGAGGGCCATGGAAGAACTCAAGGAGATTATACAG CAAGGGCCAGACTGGCTGGAGCTCTCCGAGATGACTGAGCAGCCGGACTACGACTTGGAGACCTTTGTGAATAAAGCGGAGTGTGCCCTGGCCCAGCAAGCCAAGCACTTCTCAGCCTTGCGAG ATGTCATCAAGGCCTTGCGCCTGGCCATGCAGCTGGAAGAGCAGGCCAGCAAACAAATCAGCAGCAAGAAACGGCCCCAGTGA